Proteins found in one Aethina tumida isolate Nest 87 chromosome 1, icAetTumi1.1, whole genome shotgun sequence genomic segment:
- the LOC109609289 gene encoding insulin-like growth factor 2 mRNA-binding protein 3-A: MNNKSVPISMKKLYIGNLPSDVDDVQIKQLFVEQSLSCTNVMVKRGGYAFVDCPDQSAADRAIDKLNGFYLNGSILAVEPSVASSKKRANSQFNEATNPHFTKRGSR, translated from the coding sequence ATGAACAACAAAAGTGTCCCGATTTCAATGAAAAAGCTCTATATAGGTAATTTGCCATCAGATGTGGACGACGTGCAGATTAAACAGCTATTCGTCGAACAAAGTTTGTCTTGTACCAACGTTATGGTGAAACGCGGAGGCTACGCTTTTGTGGATTGTCCCGATCAGTCGGCAGCAGATAGGGCCATTGACAAATTGAACGGATTTTATCTGAATGGATCAATCTTGGCAGTGGAGCCCTCAGTTGCATCAAGTAAGAAAAGGGCCAACTCCCAGTTCAACGAAGCAACTAATCCGCACTTCACAAAGAGAGGTTCGcgctaa
- the LOC109609303 gene encoding glyceraldehyde-3-phosphate dehydrogenase 2, giving the protein MSKIGINGFGRIGRLVLRAAVDKGAEVVAVNDPFISVDYMVYLFKYDSTHGRFKGEVTTDGTSLIVNGKAIQVFQERDPANIPWGKAGAEYIVESTGVFTTIEKASAHLKGGAKKVIISAPSADAPMYVCGVNLDKYNPSDKVISNASCTTNCLAPLAKVIHDNFEIVEGLMTTVHATTATQKTVDGPSGKLWRDGRGAAQNIIPASTGAAKAVGKVIPALNGKLTGMAFRVPTPDVSVVDLTCRLGKPATYDEIKQKVKEAAEGPLKGILGYTEDQVVSTDFQSDTHSSVFDAAAGISLNNQFVKLISWYDNEYGYSHRVVDLIKYIQTKD; this is encoded by the exons ATGTCTAAAATCGGTATCAACGGATTCGGCCGTATTGGTCGTCTGGTGCTCCGCGCCGCCGTCGACAAAGGTGCTGAAGTGGTCGCCGTCAACGACCCCTTCATCTCCGTCGACTACATGGTCTACCTCTTCAAATACGACTCCACCCACGGACGTTTCAAGGGCGAAGTCACCACCGACGGTACCAGCCTCATCGTCAACGGCAAGGCTATCCAGGTCTTCCAAGAGAGAGACCCAGCCAACATTCCATGGGGCAAAGCCGGTGCCGAATACATCGTTGAATCCACCGGTGTGTTCACCACCATCGAGAAGGCCTCCGCCCACTTGAAGGGTGGTGCTAAGAAAGTCATCATCTCTGCACCATCTGCCGATGCCCCAATGTACGTCTGCGGTGTCAACTTGGACAAATACAACCCATCTGACAAG gtaATCTCCAACGCCTCCTGCACCACCAACTGCTTGGCCCCATTGGCCAAAGTAATCCACGACAACTTCGAGATCGTGGAAGGTTTGATGACCACCGTACACGCTACCACCGCCACCCAGAAAACTGTCGACGGTCCCTCTGGCAAGTTATGGCGTGATGGCCGTGGCGCCGCCCAGAACATCATTCCCGCTTCCACCGGAGCTGCCAAAGCCGTCGGCAAGGTTATCCCAGCCTTGAACGGCAAACTTACCGGTATGGCTTTCCGTGTCCCAACCCCTGATGTGTCCGTCGTCGATTTGACTTGCCGTCTCGGCAAGCCCGCTACCTACGACGAGATCAAGCAGAAGGTTAAGGAGGCCGCCGAAGGTCCATTGAAGGGAATCTTGGGCTACACTGAAGACCAGGTCGTCTCCACCGATTTCCAGAGCGACACTCACTCATCAGTATTCGATGCCGCTGCCGGTATCTCTTTGAACAACCAATTCGTCAAGCTCATCTCGTGGTACGACAACGAGTACGGCTACTCCCACAGAGTCGTCGACTTGATCAAGTACATCCAAACCAAGGATTAG
- the LOC109609287 gene encoding stimulator of interferon genes protein homolog codes for MCDKQKCKICFKDISRPYVKCKSSICKNHVHFKCLDSIPKLIYIEKKNWRCRECIEALKSVGNCVDFDSLNKENEHLKREIELLKERVEDLKTIQLLQERKIADVKNQGESFAIIMAHIYYHGYLKIILAQNNLKVFMEKYEGRENISFVLKKMFILIPKSLDCADSLELSSNNIECAKSLDDLELTRAAVKNRVYRNPVYKIKQNEKYNYVVAEYATPIKTYKEATQICGKYQTNFDCFKGDIAEEFYIKLSEILIENEIRDVELIYYADKDNGRKNIDLAKILLERIKLIKETEDIE; via the exons ATGTGCGATAAACAAAAGTgcaaaatttgtttcaaagaCATCAGCAGACCTTATGTAAAATGCAAATCGTCGATTTGCAAGAATCATGTGCATTTCAAATGTTTGGATTCTATTCCCAAATTAATCTACATCGAAAAGAAGAATTGGAGATGTCGGGAATGTATAGAAGCTCTGAAATCGGTTGGGAATTGCGTTGATTTTGATAGTCTTAACAAAGAGAACGAGCACTTGAAAAGAGAAATCGAACTTCTAAAGGAAAGAGTCGaggatttaaaaacaatacagtTGTTACAAGAACGAAAAATTGCcgatgttaaaaatcaaggc gaatcatTCGCAATTATAATGGCACATATCTATTACCAtggatatttgaaaataattttggcccaaaataatttaaaagtttttatggaGAAATATGAAGGACGAGAAAATATCAGTTTCGTATTgaagaaaatgtttattttaatacccaAATCACTCGATTGTGCTGATAGTTTGGAATTGAGTAGTAACAACATAGAATGTGCcaag tcatTAGATGATTTAGAACTGACTCGTGCTGCAGTAAAGAACAGAGTTTACCGAAATCccgtttacaaaataaaacaaaacgaaaaatacaattatgtaGTTGCTGAATATGCGACACCAATAAAGACGTACAAAGAAGCAACTCAAATATGTGGCAAATATCAAA caAATTTCGACTGTTTTAAGGGTGATATTGCAGAAGAATTTTACATCAAACTATCGGAAATCCTGATAGAAAATGAGATCAGAGATGtcgaacttatttattatgctG ATAAAGACAATGgtcgaaaaaatattgatctgGCAAAAATATTACTGGAaagaataaaactaataaaagaaACCGAAGATATTGAAtaa
- the LOC109609260 gene encoding 60S ribosomal protein L19, with protein sequence MSNLRLQKRLAASIKKCGKRKIWMDPNESMDIANANSRQSIRRLLKDGIILKKPTSMHSKYRTRSYQDARLKGRHTGLGRRKGTENARNKNKNLWKHRIRVLRRLLKKYRDLKKIDKHLYHKLYLKVKGNCFKNRRVLMEYIIKRKAEIARARMLQDEADAHRARYRAAKKRRLERIAAKKAELLQSGI encoded by the coding sequence ATGAGCAACTTACGTCTGCAAAAAAGACTTGCCGCATCGATCAAGAAATGCGGTAAGCGCAAAATATGGATGGATCCAAACGAATCGATGGATATAGCCAACGCGAATTCCAGACAATCGATTCGCCGTCTGCTAAAGGACGGTATTATTCTAAAGAAGCCGACGAGCATGCATTCGAAGTACAGGACCCGCAGTTATCAGGACGCCAGACTGAAGGGCCGCCACACCGGTTTGGGTAGGCGAAAGGGTACCGAAAACGCacgtaacaaaaacaaaaatctttGGAAGCATCGCATCAGAGTTTTGCGCCGCCTGCTCAAGAAATACAGGGACCTGAAGAAAATCGACAAACATTTGTACCATAAGCTGTATTTAAAAGTCAAGGGTAATTGTTTCAAGAACCGACGCGTTTTGATGGAGTACATCATCAAGAGGAAGGCGGAGATTGCCAGAGCGAGAATGTTGCAGGACGAGGCGGATGCTCATAGGGCCCGGTACCGCGCAGCTAAGAAGCGTAGACTGGAGAGAATCGCTGCGAAGAAAGCTGAACTTCTTCAGTCTGGAATTTAA